One window from the genome of Rhodopirellula halodulae encodes:
- a CDS encoding DUF1501 domain-containing protein gives MRCHGNPLMQPGMFGRRGFLVAGAASGLGLSLPQLLMREASAEIKQYDFVKARAKSVIHIFLPGGMAQQESWDPKPYSPMEYRGDLGTIKTNTGEVIGSAMPQLAKRADKYCVIRSMSHGEAAHERGTHNMFTGYKPSPALSYPSFGAVVSHEYGPRNNLPAYICVPNVPNEFAGTGYLPSSYGGFALGADPARDDFQVRDLNLAGGVDEARFMRRKRALEMVNQRFVSGTSADNVGAMNTFYERAYDLLDTPEAKAAFDLSKEDAKMRDRYGRNQAGSRMLMCRRLIEAGARLVTMTYGGWDMHTNITSGIRGQMPSFDQGLAVLLDDLSERGLLDETLVMVTSEFGRTPKINADAGRDHWPKVFSVMLAGGGVQGGQIYGASDSTASEPELNPVSPADLATTMYRLLGIVADKELMAPGDRPIEIVDGGNVIEEILT, from the coding sequence ATGCGTTGTCACGGAAACCCACTGATGCAACCCGGCATGTTTGGTCGCCGAGGATTCTTGGTTGCGGGAGCAGCCAGCGGACTTGGATTGAGTTTGCCCCAATTGCTGATGCGAGAAGCATCGGCGGAAATCAAGCAATATGATTTTGTGAAGGCTCGAGCCAAGAGCGTGATTCACATTTTCTTGCCGGGCGGAATGGCTCAGCAAGAATCATGGGACCCGAAGCCCTACAGCCCGATGGAGTATCGTGGCGATCTCGGCACGATCAAAACCAACACGGGCGAGGTGATCGGCAGTGCCATGCCTCAACTGGCGAAGCGAGCCGACAAGTACTGCGTGATTCGTTCGATGTCGCACGGTGAAGCGGCTCACGAACGCGGGACGCACAACATGTTCACGGGCTACAAACCCAGCCCGGCATTGAGCTACCCGAGTTTTGGTGCGGTGGTGAGCCATGAATACGGGCCACGCAACAATTTGCCTGCCTACATCTGCGTGCCCAACGTTCCCAATGAATTCGCGGGAACGGGATACCTTCCCAGTTCGTATGGCGGATTCGCTCTTGGTGCCGATCCTGCTCGTGATGATTTTCAGGTCCGCGATTTGAACTTGGCTGGTGGAGTCGACGAGGCACGTTTCATGCGGCGCAAACGTGCGTTGGAAATGGTCAACCAGCGATTCGTTTCGGGGACTTCTGCGGACAACGTCGGGGCGATGAACACGTTCTACGAGCGTGCTTATGACCTTCTCGATACTCCCGAAGCCAAAGCCGCGTTTGATCTGTCAAAAGAAGACGCCAAGATGCGTGATCGCTACGGCCGAAACCAAGCCGGTTCACGCATGTTGATGTGCCGTCGACTGATTGAGGCGGGCGCTCGTTTGGTGACCATGACCTACGGCGGTTGGGACATGCACACCAACATCACCTCCGGTATTCGCGGGCAGATGCCGAGCTTCGATCAAGGATTGGCTGTCCTGCTAGATGACTTGAGCGAGCGAGGTTTGCTGGATGAAACGTTGGTCATGGTGACCAGTGAGTTCGGCCGCACACCGAAAATCAATGCTGATGCTGGACGCGATCACTGGCCGAAGGTCTTCAGCGTGATGCTGGCGGGCGGCGGTGTGCAAGGCGGACAGATCTACGGTGCTTCGGATTCGACGGCTTCCGAGCCCGAGCTGAATCCGGTCTCGCCCGCCGACTTGGCAACTACCATGTATCGTCTGCTGGGCATCGTGGCTGATAAAGAGCTGATGGCCCCCGGCGACCGACCCATTGAAATTGTCGATGGCGGCAACGTCATCGAAGAAATTTTGACTTGA
- a CDS encoding PPC domain-containing protein, whose translation MTSVASAAFPKITYMRPLGVVRGQEATVTLHGSALGDATQVLTDLPGIEILEVTPVDEKSVTVKLKTEETLSPGLYPIRLVTKSGITNLRLLGVGTMPIVNEQEPNNSFEEPQIIEMDRTIEGNIDREDVDCFKVQLEAGQKLTVEIEAIRLVQELRNRNIFDPAIAILDADRFEVAVSDDSSLLQQDSLCSFTPEEAGEYTITVRESSFLGASNVCGYRLHVGSFPRPVTVIPSGGVQGQVLQAKLIDIDGSVTDSSVQLPSEPVAQWPVVTQDDRGVSPSPNWIRVSNAPIVTETEPNEGRTEASPAEFPALLCGVIEEGDQYDWYSFECKKGDRMRVQLHARKTLRSPLDGVIHVFDPDGKVLKGSDDIGPNPDGLVDIDIAKDGLHYVRVYDHLRRGSPNHNYVIELSRREPSLGLSLKELRRDEAMVVPVPVGGHGAMVLTAQRSQFNEAFEAMVKGLPEGVTATTFPMPAGRVEIPVVLHATKEAPLGGALFEVTAVGKVGDKEILGDFNQHHKMVLGQNRREMFGYETEKAALAVCEAMPFEVELVQPKTPILRRGSKDLIVRIKRDEGFDGTVSFRTLYNPPGVGVNNSKRIDKGKSEVAIPITANGNAAIGAWPMVMQVSYGTNRGTATMSTAPIMLDVEEPVFDYSFPKSAAEQGMSTTLAVGMSKRRDIEGDIKVRLVGIPNGVTCDEPQKKVSLDSEAVQFELKVAKDAKPGTHKTMVLQTLITRDGETMVQTDGTGEIRIDKPLPVKKDPPAEKKEATKPKPKPAAKPLSRLEQLRQQKESK comes from the coding sequence ATGACAAGTGTCGCTTCGGCGGCCTTTCCAAAGATCACCTACATGCGGCCACTGGGCGTGGTGCGAGGCCAAGAGGCCACGGTCACGTTGCACGGAAGTGCGTTGGGTGACGCCACTCAAGTCCTGACGGATCTGCCCGGGATCGAGATCTTGGAAGTCACACCGGTCGATGAAAAATCGGTTACCGTGAAATTGAAGACGGAAGAGACTCTCTCACCGGGGTTGTATCCGATCCGCTTGGTCACGAAGAGCGGGATCACGAATTTGCGTCTGTTGGGCGTCGGAACGATGCCCATTGTGAACGAGCAAGAACCAAATAACTCGTTCGAAGAGCCACAAATCATCGAGATGGACCGGACCATCGAGGGCAATATCGATCGTGAAGACGTGGATTGCTTCAAGGTTCAGTTGGAAGCCGGGCAAAAGCTGACGGTTGAAATTGAGGCCATACGGTTGGTGCAAGAGCTTCGCAACCGAAACATCTTTGATCCCGCGATTGCCATTTTGGATGCTGATCGGTTTGAGGTCGCGGTCAGTGATGATTCGTCATTGTTGCAGCAAGACAGTCTGTGTTCGTTCACGCCCGAAGAAGCGGGGGAATACACGATCACGGTTCGCGAAAGTTCGTTTCTGGGTGCGTCCAACGTTTGCGGTTACCGACTGCACGTGGGATCGTTCCCGCGACCCGTGACGGTGATTCCATCGGGTGGTGTTCAGGGGCAAGTTTTGCAAGCCAAGTTGATCGACATCGATGGTTCCGTCACAGATTCCAGTGTTCAGTTGCCGAGTGAGCCTGTTGCCCAATGGCCGGTGGTGACGCAGGATGACCGTGGCGTGTCTCCATCGCCCAATTGGATTCGCGTGAGCAATGCTCCGATTGTGACCGAGACCGAACCGAACGAAGGCCGAACGGAAGCTTCACCGGCCGAGTTTCCCGCTTTGCTTTGCGGCGTGATCGAAGAGGGTGATCAATACGATTGGTATTCGTTTGAGTGTAAGAAGGGCGACCGGATGCGTGTTCAACTGCACGCTCGCAAGACCCTTCGGTCACCGCTGGACGGTGTTATCCACGTCTTTGATCCCGACGGAAAAGTTTTGAAGGGTAGTGATGACATTGGCCCCAATCCGGACGGATTGGTGGACATCGACATCGCCAAAGACGGTCTGCACTACGTTCGTGTGTATGATCACTTGCGACGTGGCAGTCCCAATCACAATTACGTGATTGAACTCAGCCGTCGTGAACCCTCGCTGGGGTTGTCGCTGAAAGAACTGCGACGCGACGAAGCCATGGTTGTTCCTGTTCCGGTGGGCGGACATGGTGCGATGGTTTTGACGGCTCAGCGAAGTCAATTCAACGAAGCGTTCGAGGCGATGGTGAAGGGTCTGCCCGAAGGCGTCACCGCAACCACGTTCCCTATGCCGGCCGGTCGCGTTGAAATTCCAGTCGTGCTTCACGCGACAAAGGAAGCACCGCTCGGAGGCGCTCTGTTTGAGGTGACGGCGGTCGGTAAAGTTGGCGACAAAGAAATCCTCGGCGATTTCAATCAGCACCACAAAATGGTACTCGGCCAAAACCGCCGCGAAATGTTCGGTTATGAAACGGAGAAGGCGGCCTTGGCCGTTTGTGAGGCAATGCCGTTTGAGGTCGAGTTGGTGCAGCCCAAAACACCGATCCTGCGTCGCGGTAGTAAAGACCTCATCGTTCGAATCAAACGCGATGAAGGCTTTGATGGCACCGTCTCATTCCGCACGCTTTACAACCCACCGGGTGTGGGCGTGAACAACAGCAAACGGATCGACAAGGGGAAAAGCGAAGTCGCCATTCCGATCACGGCAAACGGAAACGCCGCGATTGGTGCTTGGCCGATGGTCATGCAGGTCAGCTACGGAACGAACCGTGGAACCGCGACGATGTCGACCGCTCCCATCATGCTCGATGTGGAGGAACCCGTGTTTGACTACTCGTTCCCGAAGTCGGCCGCGGAACAGGGAATGTCGACAACATTGGCAGTCGGCATGAGTAAGCGTCGTGATATCGAAGGTGACATCAAAGTTCGTCTGGTTGGAATCCCCAACGGCGTGACCTGTGACGAACCTCAAAAGAAGGTCAGCTTGGACAGCGAAGCGGTTCAGTTCGAGTTGAAGGTCGCAAAGGACGCGAAACCGGGCACGCACAAGACGATGGTCTTGCAAACGTTGATCACTCGTGACGGCGAGACCATGGTTCAGACCGACGGGACAGGCGAGATTCGGATCGATAAGCCGTTGCCGGTGAAGAAGGATCCGCCTGCCGAAAAGAAAGAAGCAACCAAACCAAAACCAAAGCCTGCTGCCAAACCACTGAGTCGTTTGGAGCAACTTCGTCAGCAAAAGGAGTCGAAATGA
- a CDS encoding DUF1549 and DUF1553 domain-containing protein, protein MNRSFNRLTVRTLGLAVVAAVLGTSSLANAATPEPVKSDSGELPKIDLAIYPPEISLTTAADFQSFVAVLRRDDGVTEDITEQVRWSVVNDKLAKIDGHLLRPVADGETTLRGRFSGTTVDVKVTVAKAGTHPPVSFIKDVMPTLTRAGCNTGSCHGAARGKDGFNLSLFGFDPNGDYQRITREIGVRRINLAVPSESLLLKKSVGSVPHTGGKLFDVDSDYYETMHSWLEAGAPKDAADALPPAVTSVAIYPPQVVLEGEGAKQRMVAVATYADGTTRDLSRLATFSTNDASVAPIDQDGVATAGSRGEAFVMARFDTHTVGSQVLTLPADLKYIAPEPQPSSYVDELVDKKLNQLRLVPSGQCTDEEFIRRATIDITGLLPTEEELNLFVNDVAPDKREALIDRLLERKEFSEIWAMKFAQLLMIKSTNQVSKKSALLYANWLTDQFARNVPINEMVHDLLTSTGGTFGEPATNFYEIERDTLKTAENVAQVFMGIRTQCAQCHNHPFDRWTMDDYYGFAAFFSQVGRKQAEDYREKIVYNRFSGETKHLVTKQNVPPKFLGGDAPDTKGKDRREVLAEWLVAGDNPFFSTSIANRVWAHFMGSGLVDPVDDIRVSNPPSNPELFDRLGEKLVEYNYDFRKLVRDICTSRAYGRSTKTNDSNAHDTRNYAHATIRRVPAESLLDCICQVTESPEKFSGLPLGSRAVQISDGATSNYFLTTFGRSPRATVCECEATTDPSLSQALHLLNGSSVHNKIVRGGLIKRWINDEKLDPDAILDRIYRRALSRDPSAEEREAVKALLAEEGAQPQAVMEDVFWAVLNGREFVFNH, encoded by the coding sequence ATGAACCGGTCCTTCAATCGATTGACTGTTCGCACGCTTGGGCTGGCGGTGGTTGCCGCGGTCTTGGGTACATCCAGTTTGGCAAACGCCGCCACACCGGAACCCGTCAAATCTGACAGTGGCGAATTGCCCAAAATTGATCTGGCGATTTATCCGCCGGAAATCTCACTGACAACCGCTGCGGATTTCCAATCGTTTGTGGCGGTTTTGCGCCGCGACGATGGTGTGACCGAGGACATCACGGAACAGGTTCGCTGGTCGGTGGTGAACGACAAACTCGCCAAAATTGACGGGCATCTCTTACGACCAGTCGCCGATGGTGAAACGACGCTTCGAGGTCGTTTCAGCGGAACGACGGTGGATGTGAAAGTCACCGTTGCGAAGGCCGGAACCCATCCGCCGGTTAGCTTCATCAAAGACGTGATGCCAACCTTGACACGTGCCGGATGCAACACGGGATCGTGTCACGGCGCGGCTCGAGGAAAAGATGGTTTCAATCTCAGTTTGTTTGGGTTTGACCCCAACGGCGACTACCAACGCATCACTCGTGAAATTGGCGTCCGACGTATCAACTTGGCCGTTCCTTCGGAAAGTCTGCTGCTGAAAAAGTCTGTTGGGTCGGTACCGCACACTGGCGGTAAGTTGTTCGATGTGGATTCGGACTACTACGAGACCATGCACAGTTGGTTGGAAGCAGGTGCTCCAAAAGACGCGGCCGACGCATTGCCACCCGCCGTGACTTCCGTTGCGATCTATCCACCACAAGTCGTCTTGGAGGGCGAAGGTGCGAAGCAACGAATGGTTGCCGTCGCGACCTATGCCGACGGGACGACCCGTGATCTAAGCCGATTGGCAACGTTCTCGACGAACGACGCATCCGTGGCGCCCATCGACCAAGACGGCGTTGCCACGGCGGGATCACGGGGCGAAGCGTTTGTGATGGCCCGCTTCGACACGCATACCGTGGGATCGCAGGTTTTGACCTTGCCTGCGGACCTGAAGTACATCGCACCCGAACCGCAACCCAGCAGCTATGTCGATGAATTGGTTGACAAGAAACTCAATCAGCTACGTTTGGTTCCGAGCGGGCAATGCACGGACGAAGAATTCATCCGCAGAGCGACCATTGACATCACAGGATTGTTACCGACTGAAGAAGAGCTGAATCTGTTCGTCAACGATGTCGCCCCGGACAAACGAGAAGCTTTGATCGATCGTTTGCTTGAGCGCAAAGAGTTCAGTGAGATTTGGGCGATGAAGTTCGCTCAGTTGCTGATGATCAAGAGTACCAACCAGGTCAGCAAGAAGTCGGCTTTGCTTTATGCAAACTGGTTAACGGACCAGTTCGCTCGAAACGTGCCGATCAATGAGATGGTCCATGATCTGTTGACCAGTACCGGGGGCACCTTTGGAGAGCCCGCCACGAACTTCTATGAAATCGAACGCGACACACTGAAGACCGCGGAAAACGTCGCTCAGGTCTTCATGGGGATCCGCACACAGTGTGCTCAGTGCCACAATCACCCCTTCGATCGTTGGACGATGGATGATTATTACGGATTCGCCGCGTTCTTCAGCCAAGTCGGCCGCAAGCAAGCGGAAGACTATCGGGAAAAGATTGTCTACAACCGGTTCAGCGGTGAGACCAAACACTTGGTGACCAAGCAAAACGTGCCTCCGAAGTTCCTTGGCGGCGACGCCCCCGATACCAAGGGGAAAGACCGACGCGAAGTGCTGGCCGAATGGTTGGTTGCCGGTGACAACCCGTTCTTCTCCACCAGCATCGCCAACCGTGTTTGGGCTCACTTCATGGGATCGGGTTTGGTGGATCCGGTGGATGACATTCGTGTTAGCAATCCGCCCAGCAATCCAGAGTTGTTCGATCGTTTGGGTGAGAAGTTAGTGGAGTACAACTACGACTTCCGAAAACTGGTTCGCGACATCTGCACGAGTCGTGCTTATGGCCGCAGCACCAAGACAAACGATTCCAATGCTCATGACACACGAAACTACGCTCACGCGACGATTCGACGTGTTCCTGCGGAGAGTTTGTTGGACTGTATTTGTCAGGTCACCGAGAGTCCGGAGAAGTTCAGCGGTCTGCCGCTGGGTAGTCGTGCGGTCCAAATTTCAGATGGAGCCACGTCCAACTATTTCTTGACGACGTTTGGGCGTTCGCCTCGCGCCACCGTTTGTGAATGCGAAGCGACCACTGACCCATCGCTATCGCAGGCATTGCACCTGCTCAATGGAAGTTCGGTTCACAACAAAATTGTGCGTGGTGGGCTGATCAAACGTTGGATCAACGATGAAAAACTGGATCCGGACGCAATCTTGGATCGAATCTACCGTCGAGCATTGAGTCGCGATCCTTCCGCAGAAGAACGCGAAGCCGTGAAAGCGTTGCTCGCCGAAGAGGGGGCTCAGCCTCAAGCTGTCATGGAAGATGTGTTCTGGGCCGTGTTGAACGGTCGGGAATTCGTTTTCAACCACTGA
- a CDS encoding c-type cytochrome domain-containing protein yields the protein MSRSISRLRIPSLSVSLHCTLVLLSGTLVSAAEDGKSTDSVKKVTYEDDVKPIFRQHCLNCHSQSDKRGGLAMDSYGALMEGGGSGEIVYDDGDAESSRLWQLVNHDDTPVMPPSQPKLPDAQLSVIRAWIEGGILENSGSKAKAKKKNALAFVASTSGRPEGPPPMPETLPQRVPVVTKRAAATTAIGTSPWAPLVAIAGQKQISLYNTDTAELLGVLPFEEGIPQSLRFSRDGQFLIVGGGEHSVKGIAAVYSIKTGERVAQVGDELDTVFDADANDKMSRIALGGPQRMLRIFDATDGTQLFDIKKHTDWIYSVAYSPDGVLIASGDRSGGLCVWEADTGRLYLDLTGHKGAIRSIAWRDDSNVMASASEDGTVKLWDMNSGKAIKSINAGSGGVTAVQFDHKGQLVTAAKDRKVRLWDASGKQIKETPAAAEAVLEAAITHDSSKMVYGDWTGVVRMASVEDPKQIQEIAANPPPAKERIGAVEQTLASIKVKLTPLQQKRDATQTALKQATDAVAALDTKIEGFKKANATDQQAIDKRKSEREAVGKELPGLVASSRDAHDAVIATRLGLGDQPDDAAIAKAAEVETTLANQLLKIAEKRQAVIQAKKIEAELAKSIHERQTQIDAMAKQRDDLTQKVAAAKLAADQAQQSYAAVAGELSEVEKKRQLLAEAIQ from the coding sequence ATGTCACGTTCCATCTCTCGTTTGCGAATTCCATCGCTTTCGGTCAGCTTGCATTGCACGCTCGTGCTGTTGAGCGGAACCCTGGTGAGTGCTGCCGAAGATGGCAAGTCCACCGATTCGGTGAAGAAGGTGACGTACGAAGACGACGTCAAACCGATCTTCCGGCAACACTGTTTGAATTGTCATAGCCAAAGTGACAAACGCGGTGGTTTGGCAATGGATTCGTATGGCGCACTCATGGAAGGCGGCGGGAGTGGCGAGATTGTCTACGACGACGGCGATGCCGAATCCAGTCGCTTGTGGCAATTGGTGAATCATGACGATACGCCGGTGATGCCGCCTAGCCAGCCCAAGTTGCCCGACGCACAACTGAGTGTCATCCGTGCTTGGATCGAGGGTGGCATCCTGGAGAATTCAGGATCCAAGGCGAAAGCCAAGAAAAAGAATGCGCTCGCATTTGTTGCTTCGACAAGCGGACGTCCGGAGGGGCCGCCTCCTATGCCCGAGACGCTTCCGCAACGGGTCCCAGTGGTGACAAAGCGAGCCGCCGCAACCACGGCAATTGGTACCAGTCCGTGGGCTCCATTAGTTGCCATTGCAGGACAGAAGCAAATCTCTTTGTACAACACAGACACGGCCGAACTATTGGGTGTGCTGCCATTTGAGGAAGGCATACCTCAATCTTTGCGATTCAGTCGCGATGGTCAGTTTTTGATTGTGGGTGGTGGTGAACACAGCGTCAAAGGAATCGCTGCGGTCTACAGCATCAAAACGGGGGAACGCGTTGCTCAAGTTGGCGATGAGCTGGATACCGTTTTCGACGCCGATGCCAATGACAAAATGTCGAGAATCGCATTGGGGGGCCCCCAGCGAATGCTGCGGATCTTCGATGCGACCGATGGAACGCAGTTGTTCGACATCAAAAAACATACCGATTGGATTTATTCGGTTGCATACAGTCCCGACGGAGTCTTGATTGCGTCCGGTGATCGCAGCGGCGGCCTTTGTGTCTGGGAGGCCGACACCGGTCGCCTCTACTTGGACCTGACGGGGCACAAAGGAGCGATCCGTTCGATCGCTTGGCGAGATGATTCCAACGTGATGGCAAGTGCCAGCGAAGACGGCACCGTCAAGTTATGGGATATGAATTCGGGCAAAGCGATCAAGTCGATCAATGCTGGCAGTGGTGGCGTGACTGCGGTTCAGTTCGACCACAAAGGTCAATTGGTGACCGCTGCCAAAGATCGTAAGGTCCGGCTTTGGGATGCATCAGGAAAACAGATCAAAGAAACGCCGGCCGCCGCCGAGGCGGTGCTCGAAGCCGCGATCACTCACGACAGTTCCAAAATGGTTTATGGAGACTGGACGGGAGTGGTTCGCATGGCGTCGGTGGAAGACCCCAAGCAGATTCAAGAGATTGCAGCCAATCCCCCACCAGCCAAAGAACGCATCGGTGCGGTGGAACAAACCTTGGCGTCGATCAAGGTCAAACTGACACCGCTGCAACAAAAGCGAGATGCGACGCAAACTGCATTGAAGCAGGCAACCGATGCGGTCGCGGCACTGGATACCAAGATCGAAGGTTTCAAAAAGGCAAACGCAACGGACCAGCAAGCGATTGACAAACGTAAATCAGAGCGTGAGGCCGTGGGCAAGGAGCTTCCAGGATTGGTGGCTTCATCACGAGATGCACACGACGCGGTGATTGCGACGCGATTGGGGTTGGGGGATCAGCCTGACGATGCGGCGATTGCAAAAGCCGCCGAGGTGGAAACGACACTCGCTAACCAACTGCTGAAAATTGCAGAGAAACGGCAAGCGGTCATTCAAGCGAAGAAGATAGAAGCTGAACTGGCCAAGAGCATTCATGAACGTCAAACGCAGATTGATGCGATGGCGAAGCAACGTGACGACCTCACTCAAAAGGTCGCGGCGGCCAAGTTGGCTGCGGACCAGGCCCAACAGTCTTACGCTGCGGTCGCAGGCGAATTGAGCGAGGTCGAAAAGAAGCGGCAATTGCTGGCCGAAGCCATTCAGTGA
- a CDS encoding biotin--[acetyl-CoA-carboxylase] ligase has product MIASTIRLETVGSTNSWALDWLRVASESELRQEVPRLIVAEKQTAGRGRQGKSWFAASDGLACTLVVSASPQLLSIAVGVAVAESLEMVAGPAAVQLKWPNDVWIAERKVAGILIESFADALNSEPMFVIGIGCNLRQFPTLHEEDTQATQPTSILEATGRLVSTEQVLETLVPHLLEVIHDAANDPGDVLERFQSRHVLQGRPVRCLIRGQETTGICEGIDDDGSLVLQTPAGTQVCHSGEVHQLRRD; this is encoded by the coding sequence GTGATCGCTTCGACGATTCGTCTGGAAACCGTTGGTTCCACCAACAGCTGGGCGTTGGATTGGTTACGCGTCGCATCGGAGTCTGAACTTCGTCAGGAAGTCCCGCGATTGATCGTGGCGGAAAAGCAAACGGCGGGACGCGGTCGGCAGGGGAAGTCCTGGTTTGCCGCAAGCGATGGCTTAGCTTGCACTTTGGTGGTTTCGGCCTCTCCTCAGCTCCTGTCGATTGCGGTTGGTGTGGCGGTTGCTGAAAGCCTTGAGATGGTCGCGGGCCCAGCTGCGGTGCAGTTGAAATGGCCCAACGATGTTTGGATTGCCGAGCGAAAAGTAGCAGGCATCCTGATTGAAAGTTTCGCGGACGCTCTGAATTCCGAACCCATGTTTGTCATCGGAATAGGTTGCAACCTACGCCAGTTTCCGACTCTACACGAGGAAGACACTCAGGCCACTCAACCGACGTCGATACTGGAGGCAACGGGACGGTTGGTATCGACCGAACAGGTGCTGGAAACCTTGGTTCCGCATTTGTTGGAAGTGATCCACGACGCGGCGAATGATCCAGGCGATGTGCTGGAGCGGTTTCAAAGTCGTCACGTTCTACAGGGGCGACCGGTGCGGTGCTTGATCCGGGGGCAGGAAACGACTGGTATTTGTGAAGGCATTGATGACGACGGTTCGCTGGTCTTGCAGACTCCGGCGGGGACGCAAGTTTGCCACAGCGGCGAAGTCCATCAACTGCGACGCGACTAA
- a CDS encoding prepilin-type N-terminal cleavage/methylation domain-containing protein, with protein sequence MKRVKKNGFSLLEVIAAVVILAVVAAATVATVAPMRAKSEDKLAEQDIASLNAMAQTYYLENGSYPRNIAYLVRDGYIKADDTASRTRYNKLRQYPYDSATGTFSKPVTN encoded by the coding sequence ATGAAACGTGTCAAGAAGAATGGTTTCTCGCTTCTCGAAGTCATCGCCGCTGTTGTGATCTTGGCTGTTGTTGCCGCTGCAACCGTTGCAACTGTTGCACCAATGCGAGCCAAAAGCGAAGACAAGTTGGCCGAGCAAGACATTGCATCGCTGAACGCAATGGCTCAAACGTACTACCTTGAGAACGGTTCGTACCCTCGTAACATCGCCTACTTGGTTCGCGATGGTTACATCAAAGCTGACGATACCGCTTCGCGTACTCGCTACAACAAGTTGCGTCAGTATCCATACGACTCGGCAACCGGCACGTTCAGCAAGCCAGTCACGAACTGA
- a CDS encoding pilus assembly FimT family protein has translation MSIPSDLPTTTNVTACCGRRRHGVTLVEALMVIMVLTASMVAAPRVGQLFSQRTTVDQDSALVLRTLRLARETAVLRKCSVTVRWRWLRDDEGTYRTVLDLTATPGVYSDGRDAFGAPSSPGANTWMSKPIELHPEVRVRGNASSIVFTATGSANRDLELVVSRDTTSVDVNVQSASGNIYKTASP, from the coding sequence ATGTCCATTCCATCTGATCTACCAACGACAACGAACGTAACCGCATGCTGCGGGCGACGCCGGCACGGCGTGACGTTGGTAGAAGCGTTGATGGTCATCATGGTGTTGACCGCATCCATGGTCGCCGCACCGCGGGTTGGTCAATTGTTCTCGCAACGCACCACAGTGGATCAAGATTCGGCGCTCGTGCTGCGAACACTGCGGTTGGCGCGAGAAACAGCGGTTCTAAGAAAGTGCTCCGTGACGGTTCGTTGGCGATGGCTACGAGACGATGAAGGAACCTACCGCACCGTGTTGGATTTGACGGCAACGCCCGGCGTGTACAGCGATGGTCGCGATGCTTTTGGCGCTCCGTCCAGTCCGGGGGCAAACACATGGATGTCCAAGCCCATCGAATTGCATCCCGAGGTTCGAGTGCGAGGAAATGCATCCAGCATTGTCTTCACCGCAACGGGATCGGCGAATCGTGATTTGGAACTTGTGGTTTCTCGAGACACCACGTCCGTGGACGTGAACGTGCAGTCGGCCTCAGGCAACATTTACAAGACAGCATCCCCATGA
- a CDS encoding metallophosphoesterase family protein, producing the protein MESTHETQGRLIAIGDIHGCNQALQAILAAIDPTPNDIVVTLGDVVDRGPDSKGAVDTLLECGRRTQLVALQGNHEEMMLNVLHGSESHHSWLRYGGVETLESYGFDGGLDFLPEDHRVFFESLGDYFVYEDYFFTHAAYDPNVPLEEQTVEMLRWHSLRQGVPEPHFSGKTAFVGHTANHDAQILDVGHLVCLDTHCYGGGCLTAMDVRTRQVWQAKPDGVLLR; encoded by the coding sequence ATGGAATCAACGCACGAAACTCAAGGACGGCTGATTGCAATTGGAGACATCCACGGTTGCAATCAAGCGTTGCAGGCCATCCTGGCGGCGATTGATCCCACGCCAAATGACATCGTGGTCACGCTGGGCGATGTGGTGGATCGAGGCCCCGACTCCAAAGGGGCAGTGGACACTCTGTTGGAATGCGGCCGGCGAACTCAGTTGGTTGCTTTGCAGGGCAACCACGAAGAAATGATGTTGAACGTGTTGCACGGATCCGAGTCCCATCACAGCTGGCTTCGTTACGGAGGCGTTGAGACGCTGGAGAGCTATGGATTTGACGGGGGACTGGACTTCTTGCCGGAAGACCACCGTGTCTTCTTCGAGTCTCTCGGTGACTACTTCGTTTACGAAGACTATTTCTTCACCCATGCAGCCTACGATCCCAACGTTCCGCTGGAGGAACAGACGGTTGAAATGCTGCGTTGGCACTCACTTCGACAAGGCGTTCCCGAGCCGCACTTCAGCGGCAAGACGGCGTTCGTTGGACACACAGCCAACCATGACGCCCAGATTCTAGATGTGGGACACCTCGTCTGCTTGGACACGCATTGCTATGGCGGTGGATGTCTGACCGCGATGGATGTGCGAACTCGCCAAGTTTGGCAAGCCAAGCCCGACGGCGTTCTGCTTCGCTAG